The following are encoded together in the Euwallacea fornicatus isolate EFF26 chromosome 11, ASM4011564v1, whole genome shotgun sequence genome:
- the LOC136342089 gene encoding E3 ubiquitin-protein ligase RNF216-like: MDYFVEYLKELCPHRSEIQIREVFAIINEERPEDSPEQKVENAFNMLSTHPDFDNPGPSIVQEISEEINSDDSNDEIIAWRNNIINLHHEQLCSMFPDACEKFMWDFCQNQGPNLQMDQAIDALSKGGYVKKVVDVNSIWSKLVDALPGADPSYLRKEAEKLVMQDENSMMEFLNAAVENNDYPTMDEYLKNQEEETTLNFYKKNFSIDKFLEQFPNPETYFNSPNRPNPLLQPMLPPEDLNYALVFLYNNYRKIRKRHVDIVFKLNKKCLFASCTYLDHLPNGMKTERPLEPNPECRNLPLLQEIAYLKHRKLIRKVMKYKDQTYHQFKEEARVLGLLETCGVCGEDELIPEECFNCKKGCMFCKNCIQQYVEVRMGDGLTNFPCCNDCDSDFDVHVLQMVLPRNTFERLMLKIQSEEVKRANVDGLETCPFCEFASIPPTESKVFKCENLECLKESCRLCRHESHIPKRCNEIEYDEDVRRRTFIENMMTEALARTCYKCNKKFIKSNGCNKMICTCGAMMCYLCSQAITGYGHFGDGKTCQLFTNDAQIDLQRVKDNAEKAKVELGNVEIKFDPSQGIEGFFPTK, encoded by the exons ATGGATTACTTTGTTGAATACTTAAAGGAGCTCTGCCCTCATAGAAGCGAGATCCAAATCCGAGAGGTATTTGCTATTATCAATGAAGAGAGACCCGAGGATTCACCCGaacaaaaagttgaaaatgccTTCAACATGCTGAGCACCCACCCAGATTTTGATAATCCAGGGCCTTCCATAGTCCAAGAGATTTCAGAAGAAATAAACAGCGATGATAGTAATGATGAAATTATCG CTTGGAGgaacaatataataaatttgcatcATGAGCAACTGTGCAGCATGTTTCCAGATGCTTGTGAAAAGTTTATGTGGGATTTTTGCCAAAACCAGGGTCCCAATTTGCAAATGGATCAGGCTATTGATGCTCTGTCCAAAG GTGGCTATGTCAAAAAGGTGGTAGATGTTAATTCAATTTGGAGTAAACTCGTGGATGCTCTGCCAGGAGCTGATCCTTCCTATCTCAGAAAGGAGGCTGAGAAGTTGGTTATGCAGGATGAAAACTCTATGATGGAGTTCCTTAATGCTGCAGTCGAGAACAATGATTATCCTACCATGGATGAATATCTGAA AAATCAAGAAGAGGAAACCACCCTTAATTTCTACAAGAAAAACTTCAGCATAGACAAGTTCCTCGAGCAGTTCCCAAATCCAGAAACCTATTTCAACAGCCCCAACCGTCCAAACCCTTTGCTACAACCTATGTTACCACCTGAAGACCTAAACTATGCCCTTGTTTTCTTATATAACAACTATCGAAAAATCCGTAAGCGCCATGTGGATATTGTcttcaaattgaataaaaagtgTCTCTTCGCTTCATGCACCTACCTGGATCATCTCCCTAATGGCATGAAGACCGAGCGCCCCCTGGAGCCTAATCCTGAGTGTCGCAATTTGCCTTTATTGCAGGAGATCGCTTATTTAAAACACCGAAAACTGATCCGTAAAGTCATGAAATACAAAGATCAAACCTACCATCAATTTAAAGAGGAGGCTAGAGTTTTAGGCCTGTTGGAGACTTGTGGGGTTTGTGGAGAGGACGAATTGATTCCCGAGGAGTGCTTCAACTGTAAAAAGGGCTGTATGTTTTGCAAGAATTGCATACAACAGTACGTTGAAGTTCGAATGGGGGATGGACTGACCAATTTCCCCTGCTGTAATGATTGCGACTCAGACTTTGACGTCCATGTCCTACAAATGGTGCTGCCTCGTAACACTTTCGAGAGGCTAATGCTGAAGATCCAGAGTGAGGAGGTGAAAAGGGCCAATGTGGACGGATTGGAGACTTGTCCCTTTTGTGAATTCGCCAGTATTCCCCCCACGGAGTCCAAGGTTTTCAAGTGCGAGAATCTGGAGTGTCTAAAGGAGTCATGCAGGCTTTGCAGGCACGAGTCGCACATCCCAAAGAGATGCAACGAGATCGAGTACGATGAGGATGTGAGACGCAGGACTTTCATCGAGAATATGATGACAGAGGCTTTGGCTAG AACCTGTTACAAGTGCAACAAGAAATTCATCAAATCCAACGGGTGCAATAAGATGATCTGCACCTGCGGAGCCATGATGTGTTACCTGTGCTCGCAGGCCATCACAGGGTACGGCCACTTTGGCGATGGCAAAAC CTGCCAGCTGTTCACCAACGACGCCCAAATCGATCTGCAGCGAGTTAAAGACAATGCCGAGAAAGCAAAGGTGGAGCTGGGAAATGTCGAGATCAAGTTTGATCCTTCGCAGGGCATTGAAGGCTTCTTCCCTACTAAATAA
- the LOC136341783 gene encoding F-box/LRR-repeat protein 20 translates to MAVVDNSMSYSGARILLSRGGDEDAAINRKLPKELLLRIFSFLDVVSLCRCAQVSRAWNILALDGSNWQKIDLFDFQKDVEGPIIENISRRCGGFLRKLSLRGCQSIGDGSMKTLAHLCQNVEDLNLNACKKITDSTCHALSQHCSKLQRLNLDSCMLITDHSLKSVSDGCPNMTHLNISWCSNVTENGVEALARGCPKLKCFISKGCKQITSRAVICLARYCNNLEVINLGSTNIRDEAVQALAEKCPKLHYLCLSGCSSLTDPALIALAQQCTMLSTLEVAGCTQFTDAGFQALARSCRYLEKMDLDECVLITDATLIHLAMGCPRIEYLTLSHCELITDEGIRHLSMSPCAAENLTVLELDNCPLITDASLEHLTSCHNLQRVELYDCQLITRVGIKRLRNHLPNIKVHAYFAPVTPPPTGGASRQRYCRCCVIL, encoded by the exons ATGGCAGTAGTTGACAATTCGATGAGTTACTCAGGCGCCAGAATCCTG TTGAGTCGCGGCGGCGACGAAGATGCGGCGATCAACCGTAAACTGCCCAAAGAACTGCTGCTCCGCATCTTCTCCTTCCTGGACGTCGTGTCCCTGTGCCGTTGCGCGCAGGTCTCGCGCGCATGGAACATTCTCGCCCTGGACGGGTCGAATTGGCAGAAAATCGACTTATTCGACTTTCAAAAAGATGTGGAAGGGCCGATAATCGAGAATATTTCGCGCCGCTGCGGCGGCTTTCTACGTAAGCTCTCACTACGCGGTTGCCAGTCGATAGGGGACGGCTCGATGAAGACGCTGGCTCATCTCTGCCAGAACGTAGAGGATCTCAACTTGAACGCGTGCAAGAAAATCACGGACAGTACCTGTCACGCCCTCTCGCAGCACTGCTCCAAACTGCAGCGGCTCAATTTAGATAGTTGCATGCTCATCACGGACCACTCGCTCAAGTCGGTCAGTGATGGGTGTCCCAATATGACGCACTTGAACATCAGCTGGTGCAGCAACGTCACTGAAAACGGGGTGGAGGCTTTAGCCAGGGGGTGCCCCAAACTCAAGTGTTTCATCAGCAAAGGGTGCAAGCAAATCACCTCTAGGGCGGTGATTTGTCTGGCTCGGTACTGCAATAATCTGGAGGTGATCAATCTCGGGTCTACG AACATACGGGATGAAGCGGTGCAGGCTTTAGCGGAAAAGTGCCCCAAGCTGCACTATTTGTGTCTGTCGGGATGTTCCTCCTTGACGGATCCGGCACTCATCGCTCTGGCGCAACAGTGCACGATGTTGTCGACACTAGAGGTCGCCGGTTGCACTCAGTTCACCGATGCGGGATTTCAAGCCTTGGCAAGG AGTTGCCGTTACCTAGAGAAAATGGACTTGGACGAGTGTGTGCTTATTACAGATGCCACGCTTATACATTTGGCCATGGGGTGCCCCCGCATAGAGTATTTG ACCCTGTCCCACTGTGAGCTGATCACTGACGAGGGCATTCGACACCTGTCAATGTCTCCGTGCGCCGCCGAGAATTTGACAGTGCTGGAACTGGACAACTGCCCCCTTATTACAGACGCCTCCCTCGAGCATCTGACGTCCTGCCACAACCTACAACGCGTCGAACTTTACGACTGCCAACTGATCACGCGCGTGGGCATTAAACGGCTACGG AACCACCTGCCCAACATTAAAGTTCACGCCTACTTTGCCCCAGTCACGCCACCACCTACAGGAGGAGCTTCGCGTCAGCGTTATTGCCGCTGCTGCGTCATCCTCTGA
- the LOC136341782 gene encoding uncharacterized protein has protein sequence MSNSPSPEKLEQVVILPYHPDNPKFTKITQQLEEPAQIKCIHLLFKPNRLTQDRQMGQDTNDHLEQQEMSGNIKEEKLKAPILGPVIAEGFDGTKTVIPLLLDDYFRLASTEIWDNEEWGREADVVTMDWKMRDAAPYNVFYNTLKHSSKTHEQPQSIEFIDLLCPSLGVLKDSLHINYMVKLCWLLGNYAARKLHKLPMTILHGYQQFPCPEPHTMQELFPHINYHFIELKKNGYLGHHHTKLSIFVYENESLRVVVGTANLFAADWELYNNQVWVSPLCPRLPPKSPVTNGESPTGFKAALLKYLSEYIKNNENVPSMKVWIDRVAMADFSDIKVVLVYNVPGIHNARANGCMLHYMGHILSQNCIIPGPKTDHDLWRIVAQSSSIGLIGNDGPEEWLVPSLLRALSSNVESKYLPTIKVKSKVKFSLVYASMENCLNGYLEHLSGVCGKFEKGLIEDQPWLKQYMCQWKAESNNRSRALPHSKCYCRVSPCWQKLAFYFMTSSNLSRSGWGKLPNKDSSIYIRSYEMGVLFLPKFFGEDYFETKNMLSNRMNTRVFPMPFDLPLTPYGPEDEPYCWENMLVRKGLLQLQPKRTINPIRDTQEVGKYGFISGDSNRSKRLFGPKKFDKEDQRKQGTVSFNKCPNQVVHHGTPRTSSPVPVRGREGNRNHNASPSPLATSLDSNLSSSPVLLRTRGFPHDNAQASSLRRKASSGLNSPTSNFPGPFFPLPFMGLPNDRNAAHPVRTGENTIDIQNPQLPNQRYNNRSPLQDTRYSTQHYGAEKGRFDGLKPSNSVQFLHDFNNCPAHPSSFRNDGFVGLRPFTNTLHWSSSHPSRTAHNGGSRGSQRQPQPLNVVRNFETKPELKFDDNPPKNMFFPSFN, from the exons ATGTCAAATTCGCCTTCACCCGAAAAATTGGAACAAGTTGTGATTCTCCCTTACCACCCAGATAACCCCAAGTTCACCAAAATCACCCAACAGCTAGAGGAGCCTGCTCAAATCAAATGCATACACTTGCTATTCAAACCCAACAGGTTGACCCAAGATCGCCAAATGGGGCAGGATACCAATGATCATTTGGAACAACAAGAGATGAGTGGGAACATTAAGGAAGAGAAATTGAAGGCTCCCATATTGGGACCTGTAATAGCTGAAGGTTTTGATGGTACAAAAACTGTAATTCCTTTATTGTTGGACGACTATTTTCGTTTGGCCAGCACTGAAATTTGGGACAACGAGGAGTGGGGTAGGGAGGCTGATGTCGTTACCATGGATTGGAAGATGAGAGATGCTGCTCCTTATAATGTGTTTTACAACACTTTAAAGCACTCATCGAAGACACACGAACAACCACAATCTATAGAGTTTATTG ATTTGCTGTGCCCGAGCTTGGGGGTATTGAAAGATTCACTACACATCAACTATATGGTGAAGTTGTGTTGGCTCTTAGGCAATTACGCCGCTAGAAAGCTGCA CAAGCTTCCAATGACGATTCTGCATGGCTACCAGCAATTTCCATGTCCTGAGCCCCACACCATGCAAGAGCTCTTTCCTCACATTAACTATCATTTTATAGAACTAAAGAAAAATGGTTATCTCGGGCACCACCAcaccaaattgtcaatttttgtttatgaaaatgaGTCATTGAGAGTTGTAGTGGGTACTGCTAATTTATTTGCAGCTGACTGGGAGCTCTACAACAACCA GGTCTGGGTAAGCCCTCTCTGTCCCCGCCTCCCTCCTAAAAGCCCTGTTACCAATGGCGAGTCTCCTACAGGTTTCAAAGCAGCCCTTCTCAAGTATCTTAGtgaatacattaaaaataatgaaaatgttcCCAGCATGAAAGTTTGGATTGATCGAGTTGCCATGGCTGATTTCAGTGACATTAA GGTGGTTTTGGTCTATAATGTCCCTGGGATCCATAATGCCAGAGCAAATGGGTGTATGCTCCACTACATGGGGCACATTCTAAGTCAAAATTGCATAATCCCAGGCCCTAAAACTGATCATGATTTATGGAGAATTGTGGCTCAGAGCTCTTCTATTGGACTGATTGGCAATGATGGACCTGAGGAATGGTTAGTGCCCAGTCTTTTAAGGGCTTTGTCGAGTAATGTGGAGAGCAAGTATTTACCCACAATCAAGGTCAAATCTAAGGTGAAATTCAGTCTGGTTTATGCATCCATGGAGAACTGTCTTAATGGGTATTTGGAGCATCTTAGTGGGGTTTGTGGCAAGTTTGAAAAGGGCCTTATTGAGGATCAGCCATGGCTGAAGCAATATATGTG TCAATGGAAGGCTGAGAGCAATAACAGAAGCAGGGCGTTGCCTCACTCAAAATGCTACTGCAGAGTCTCCCCTTGTTGGCAAAAGTTAGCTTTTTATTTCATGACCAGCTCCAACTTGTCCAGATCTGGATGGGGCAAATTGCCCAATAAAGATTCCAGCATTTATATCAG ATCCTATGAAATGGGGGTTCTTTTCCTTCCGAAATTCTTTGGAGAAGACTACTTTGAGACGAAAAACATGCTGAGCAATAGAATGAACACTCGAGTGTTTCCCATGCCTTTTGACCTACCACTCACGCCTTACGGGCCCGAGGATGAACCTTACTGTTGGGAGAATATGTTGGTGAGAAAGGGCCTACTCCAGTTGCAACCCAAGAGAACAATCAATCCTATCAGGGACACGCAAGAGGTGGGTAAATATGGATTTATCAGCGGGG ATAGCAACAGATCGAAAAGACTGTTCGGCCCAAAGAAGTTCGACAAGGAAGATCAACGCAAGCAGGGGACAGTTAGCTTTAATAAATGTCCCAACCAAGTGGTGCATCATGGTACTCCTAGGACGTCTTCACCAGTACCGGTCAGAGGTAGAGAAGGTAATCGTAATCACAATGCTTCGCCGTCACCTCTAGCAACGAGTCTTGATTCAAATCTGTCGTCCTCTCCCGTGCTATTGAGAACGCGAGGTTTTCCCCACGATAATGCCCAGGCTTCTTCACTGCGTCGAAAAGCTTCTTCTGGTTTAAACTCTCCAACCTCTAATTTCCCCGGCCCCTTCTTTCCTTTACCCTTCATGGGCTTACCCAACGATCGAAATGCCGCACATCCAGTAAGAACTGGGGAAAATACGATCGATATTCAAAATCCGCAGTTACCTAATCAAAGGTACAATAACCGATCCCCACTGCAGGACACTCGTTATTCTACGCAGCATTATGGAGCTGAGAAGGGACGTTTTGATGGTTTAAAACCATCCAACAGTGTGCAATTTTTGCATGATTTTAACAACTGCCCTGCCCACCCTTCTTCGTTCCGTAACGATGGGTTTGTTGGACTGAGGCCATTTACCAACACATTGCACTGGTCCTCGTCGCACCCTTCGAGGACTGCTCATAACGGGGGTTCCAGGGGGTCGCAACGTCAACCGCAACCTTTGAATGTGGTGAGGAATTTTGAGACCAAACCGGAACTTAAATTTGATGACAATCCCCCGAAGAATATGTTCTTTCCCAGTTTTAATTAG
- the LOC136342086 gene encoding liver carboxylesterase 1-like, translating to MSGCPPVVIITFVSCNSPIFPVLNKTNPRFGSKSGRNMIFPRLLFVPLIAASQCFSYPNSTEHHRVRRIVGGETANYPPFDDPVVYVRFNGRFARVQGIREYPHYVFKGIKYAHPPVGPDRFLRPREKFLEGDVKASIFSSPCIQPVPNRNYVIGSEDCLALNIFTPDLPTGTEGLPVVIWIHGGGFRYGSASQFGVRHLVGQRLVVVTIQYRLGSLGFLSLGDKNLPGNAALWDMALAVQWVRNYIGFFGGNPHRIVVMGHDTGASSALLLSLTKIAKGVPNAVVAMSGTAVSRWAIDNTPLNTASQIADQNGCPTANPVTMVKCLQRVPAESIIKGDSHIEFQHLQNQGFISGLNGRLATAPVAEGLNDKRSLPGLIELGPVESLYQQENAKIPVLTGVTKDETKRAVKGHFKPEILRLLSSVPNFLAKVLVQTLHESPVIHRLSGKLGGIGQLGNITEGFVSNGGSILSGLNLNFDNYLRTEKKGDSTENLDKIADVTADALFNVPAFLTAQFWKGAPTFLYRFEHAGNMHKGSSFLQGLPLIGNSSSTDSSDLVGHGDELAYLFDPQDIEGNPIPVTEPTEDDLKVRNVFVTMIADFVRYGQISVNNEKVPSFNEGENHFVQIKPEPVVSSKFKFCEIALWTNIGERLKSGYCQFLGALGLSQKTLDPSKILDTSKVVNPSKLGALVGENRLGGLGQSKNTLMGILG from the exons ATGAGTGGGTGCCCGCCCGTGGTCATTATCACATTCGTTTCCTGCAACTCCCCTATCTTCCCAGTTCTCAACAAAACGAATCCTCGTTTCGGCAGCAAAAGTGGTAGAAATATGATCTTTCCTAGACTTTTATTTGTCCCATTAATAGCGGCGTCCCAGTGCTTTTCATACCCGAACAGCACCGAGCACCATAGAGTGAGAAGAATTGTAGGGGGTGAAACCGCCAATTACCCCCCTTTCGACGACCCCGTGGTGTATGTGCGCTTCAATGGACGTTTCGCTCGAGTGCAGGGTATTCGCGAGTATCCTCATTATGTTTTCAAGGGGATTAAATATGCCCATCCTCCAGTGGGGCCCGATAGATTTCTA CGCCCCAGGGAAAAATTCTTGGAGGGCGACGTTAAAGCTTCAATATTCTCCTCCCCGTGCATCCAGCCAGTCCCCAATAGGAACTATGTGATAGGCAGTGAGGACTGCTTGGCATTGAATATATTCACCCCAGATTTGCCCACCGGGACTGAAGGCCTGCCTGTGGTGATTTGGATCCACGGTGGGGGCTTTCGTTACGGGTCTGCTTCGCAGTTTGGG GTGAGGCACCTAGTGGGGCAACGCCTAGTTGTAGTCACCATCCAGTACCGATTAGGATCCCTTGGGTTTTTAAGTTTGGGGGATAAAAACCTGCCTGGAAACGCTGCTTTATGGGACATGGCCTTGGCGGTACAATGGGTTAGAAATTATATCGGTTTTTTCGGGGGAAACCCCCATAGAATCGTCGTGATGGGGCATGACACTGGGGCGAGCAGTGCTTTGCTTCTGTCTCTCACTAAAATCGCTAAAG GGGTCCCCAACGCCGTTGTGGCGATGTCAGGAACTGCAGTCTCTCGCTGGGCAATCGACAACACTCCTCTGAACACCGCCAGCCAAATAGCCGATCAAAATGGGTGCCCCACCGCCAACCCTGTAACAATGGTCAAGTGCCTTCAAAGAGTACCGGCAGAGTCTATCATCAAG GGGGACTCGCATATCGAGTTCCAACATCTGCAGAATCAAGGCTTCATTTCGGGACTGAACGGGCGGCTTGCCACAGCCCCCGTAGCCGAGGGGCTCAATGATAAAAGGTCCCTGCCGGGGCTAATTGAACTGGGCCCTGTGGAATCTCTCTATCAGCAAGAAAACGCAAAAATACCGGTGCTGACTGGGGTAACAAAGGACGAGACCAAGAGGGCAGTCAAAG GCCATTTCAAGCCCGAAATTCTCCGTCTACTATCTTCAGTGCCGAATTTTCTCGCTAAAGTCCTGGTGCAGACCCTTCACGAGAGTCCAGTGATCCACAGATTGAGTGGAAAATTGGGCGGAATCGGGCAATTGGGGAATATCACTGAGGGTTTCGTTTCCAATGGAGGGAGCATCTTGTCGGGGTTAAACCTAAATTTCGACAATTATCTGAGGACTGAGAAAAAGGGAGATTCGACCGAGAATTTGGATAAAATCGCCGACGTTACTG CTGATGCCTTGTTCAACGTGCCGGCGTTCCTTACTGCGCAGTTCTGGAAGGGGGCACCTACTTTTCTTTACAGATTCGAGCATGCGGGAAACATGCACAAAGGCAGTAGTTTCCTGCAAGGATTGCCCTTGATTGGAAATTCCTCCTCTACAG ATTCTAGCGACCTCGTGGGCCACGGAGACGAACTCGCCTACCTGTTCGATCCCCAGGACATCGAAGGCAACCCCATCCCCGTCACTGAACCCACTGAAGACGACCTTAAAGTGCGAAACGTCTTCGTCACGATGATCGCCGATTTTGTACGTTACGGACAAATCAGCGTAAATAACGAAAAAGTGCCTTCTTTTAACGAGGGCGAGAACCACTTCGTCCAGATCAAGCCCGAACCGGTCGTTTCTAGTAAATTCAAGTTCTGCGAGATTGCACTCTGGACTAACATCGGCGAGAGGTTAAAGAGCGGGTACTGCCAGTTTCTGGGGGCGCTAGGGTTGTCTCAGAAGACCCTAGATCCCTCTAAGATTCTAGATACCTCTAAGGTTGTAAATCCTTCTAAACTTGGAGCGTTAGTTGGAGAGAATCGTCTAGGGGGTTTGGGCCAGTCTAAAAATACCCTTATGGGGATTCTTGGATag
- the TfIIEbeta gene encoding general transcription factor IIE subunit 2 — MDPALLKERELFKKRALITPTVEKKKTEPKPEPPREDKKKSKSSSSNSGPKLDITNYKTATGSSQYRFGVLAKIVKHMKQRHQDGESYPLTLEEILDETNQLDVGTKVKQWLQSEALNNNPKIEVTPDEKYLFKATYKLKDRKSLLKLLKQQDLKGLGGILLEDVQESLPHCEKALKILSNQNDLIFITRPIDRKKILFYNDRTAQMPIDEEFQKLWRSVAVDAMDDQKIEEYLDKQGIRSMQDHGPKKPTAIKRKKAGQRKKTYKKPRDNEHLADVLETYEDNTLTQKNSV; from the exons ATGGATCCAGCCCTCCTAAAGGAGCGGGAACTCTTCAAGAAACGCGCCCTAATAACTCCCAC GGTTGAGAAAAAGAAGACAGAACCCAAGCCTGAGCCCCCTCGAGAAGACAAGAAGAAATCCAAATCAAGCAGTAGCAACAGTGGCCCCAAACTTGACATAACCAA CTACAAGACTGCTACAGGGAGCTCTCAGTACCGTTTCGGGGTTCTGGCCAAGATTGTGAAGCATATGAAACAAAGACATCAGGATGGAGAGTCATATCCACTCACTTTAGAGGAAATTTTAGATGAAACTAACCAATTAGATGTGGGCACTAAAGTCAAGCAA TGGCTGCAAAGTGAAGCTTTGAATAACAACCCCAAAATCGAAGTCACTCCAGATGAAAAATACCTGTTTAAAGCCACCTACAAGCTCAAGGATCGCAAAAGTTTGTTGAAGCTGTTAAAGCAGCAAGACTTAAAGGGACTGGGGGGGATTTTGTTGGAAGACGTCCAGGAGTCTTTGCCCCATTGCGAGAAAGCTCTGAAG ATCTTAAGCAATCAAAATGATTTGATTTTCATCACTAGACCCATAGATAGGAAgaagattttgttttataatgaTCGAACTGCACAAATGCCCATTGATGAGgagttccaaaagttgtggagGTCAGTGGCAGTCGATGCAATGGATGACCAGAAAATTGAGGAGTATCTGGATAAGCAGGGTATAAGATCGATGCAAGACCACGGTCCGAAGAAGCCTACTGCcattaaaaggaaaaaggcGGGCCAGAGGAAAAAGACCTACAAGAAGCCGAGGGATAATGAGCATTTGGCAGATGTGCTTGAAACTTATGAGGACAATACCTTGACTCAAAAGAATTCTGTGTAG